From a region of the Halobacteriovorax sp. HLS genome:
- the feoB gene encoding ferrous iron transport protein B — translation MKTVLLVGFPNSGKSTIFNSLSGQFRKVSNYSGITVDSAVGDFVTNKSNETRLQVVDLPGIYNLIPSSMDEAVTTASILGLSKNIENYHLIALTIDLHRFEASLSLALALKDVVGSRLVLIVNKDDSKQIQLDQKKKLEELSGLKVITMSAKHDSPSDLDTFIRENVGEDPITPSHDFVIGGAHIDLLSSIIDSEKVVVKSNSEIFDSVSYHHQRAREISREVLSRSEDDLKFTTKLDKILIHPFFGSIVFIAIFYLIFHSIYTWSGPLMDLIDGGVSSFAEYVGAIVPDGAINSLLTDGIIAGVGGVVIFLPQIMILFFLLSLLEQSGYIARAAVMTDKVMGYFGLNGKAFLPYISGFACSIPGIMAARTIPDKRERMATIMTLPMITCSARLPVYVLLIGTFVPEKTVLGIFNAQALSFFFLYFLGSFFALVVAKVFRLTFYKGESSNFIIDLPVYQRPQFRLALKNSFTKGKLFLKKAGTVILGLSILIWFASTYPSPNVELVKDKSDSEVASITLEHSALGSIGRSIEPVLKPIGMDWKMGVGLLVAMGARELFVSTLGTIYALGDVDEESTGLRDRMKSEINPETGLPTYNLAVAWSILIFFVFALQCTSTLAILKKETEGWKIPTIMFSYMTVLAYIGSFVAYNLLS, via the coding sequence GTGAAAACCGTTCTTTTAGTTGGATTTCCTAATTCTGGAAAATCTACTATTTTTAACTCTCTATCAGGTCAATTTCGTAAAGTTTCAAACTACTCAGGCATCACGGTTGATTCAGCTGTTGGTGATTTCGTAACTAATAAAAGTAATGAAACTAGGCTTCAAGTTGTTGATCTCCCAGGTATTTATAATCTCATCCCATCGAGTATGGATGAAGCAGTCACTACCGCAAGTATTCTGGGTCTTAGTAAGAATATTGAGAATTATCATCTGATTGCTTTAACAATTGATTTGCATAGATTTGAGGCCAGTCTTTCTTTGGCCCTTGCACTAAAAGATGTTGTCGGAAGTAGGCTTGTCTTAATTGTTAATAAGGATGATAGTAAACAGATTCAACTAGACCAAAAGAAAAAGCTTGAAGAGCTTAGTGGCCTAAAAGTTATTACAATGTCGGCCAAACATGACTCGCCAAGTGATTTAGATACGTTCATTAGAGAGAATGTCGGTGAAGATCCGATTACTCCATCTCATGATTTTGTTATAGGTGGTGCTCATATTGATTTGCTTTCTAGTATCATCGATAGTGAGAAGGTTGTTGTAAAGTCAAATTCTGAAATCTTTGATTCTGTAAGTTATCACCACCAAAGAGCGAGAGAAATTTCTCGTGAAGTTTTAAGTCGAAGTGAAGATGATTTAAAATTCACAACTAAATTAGATAAAATTCTTATACATCCTTTCTTTGGAAGTATTGTTTTCATCGCAATATTCTACCTTATCTTTCACTCCATCTACACTTGGTCTGGGCCACTAATGGATCTTATCGATGGAGGAGTATCGAGTTTTGCTGAATATGTTGGAGCAATTGTTCCAGATGGTGCAATAAATAGCTTGCTTACTGATGGTATTATCGCTGGAGTTGGAGGGGTCGTAATATTTCTTCCGCAGATCATGATTTTATTTTTCCTACTAAGTCTTTTAGAGCAATCTGGATATATTGCTAGGGCGGCGGTAATGACTGATAAGGTTATGGGGTACTTTGGATTAAATGGGAAGGCCTTTCTACCTTATATTTCTGGGTTTGCATGTTCTATTCCTGGTATCATGGCGGCAAGAACAATCCCTGATAAGAGAGAGAGAATGGCGACAATTATGACGTTGCCAATGATTACATGTAGTGCAAGGCTTCCTGTTTATGTTCTACTTATTGGGACTTTTGTTCCTGAAAAGACTGTTTTAGGCATATTTAATGCCCAAGCACTGTCTTTCTTTTTCTTGTATTTTCTAGGTAGCTTCTTTGCCTTAGTCGTCGCTAAAGTGTTTCGACTAACATTTTATAAGGGAGAGTCTTCAAACTTTATTATTGACCTGCCTGTGTATCAAAGACCTCAGTTCAGACTGGCCTTAAAAAATTCATTTACAAAAGGTAAGCTATTTTTAAAGAAAGCTGGAACTGTAATCCTAGGACTATCTATCTTAATCTGGTTCGCCTCAACATATCCCTCTCCTAATGTAGAGTTAGTTAAAGATAAGAGCGATAGTGAGGTTGCATCTATTACACTTGAACACTCTGCTCTAGGCTCAATCGGAAGATCTATCGAGCCAGTTCTTAAGCCAATTGGAATGGATTGGAAAATGGGCGTAGGCCTTCTCGTTGCGATGGGAGCAAGGGAGCTATTTGTTTCAACTTTAGGAACTATTTATGCTCTTGGTGATGTTGATGAGGAATCTACTGGACTAAGAGATAGAATGAAATCTGAAATAAATCCTGAGACAGGCCTACCAACTTATAACTTGGCCGTTGCGTGGTCGATTCTCATATTCTTTGTCTTTGCTCTACAATGTACTTCTACTTTGGCCATTTTAAAGAAAGAGACTGAAGGATGGAAAATTCCTACTATTATGTTCTCTTACATGACAGTTCTGGCCTATATAGGATCTTTTGTAGCTTATAATCTTTTATCTTAG